One genomic window of Choristoneura fumiferana chromosome 14, NRCan_CFum_1, whole genome shotgun sequence includes the following:
- the LOC141435044 gene encoding uncharacterized protein produces MPKRKLTNEEKIEHYQRKLRKLRGVSSSSSSSDEDSESDVFLEPEVPTGNETEPIVQENESQSQDPTTAQNETDQDAASVEATPAFDPVIPPTTQENIDAADLDPELLSALGEATDDTPKFGDKIHGNLASLWLPLLRKGLPKDSKDKLLKEYLIPENCTLLQAPRLNAEISAAITEMARNRDKKIETAQQQLGIGITAINRAMTILLTGDDKVKAIKLLSDSCRILSDLHYCETQARTKMIAPGLAKPFLNIIQDTERDEMLFGSKLPEKIKASKVIEKQGLQIKKPVPAAKNTTTLPVSTNPRGNHQYQGNWAGPSRYPSNRGGRGGPKKTATVRKPLPNPSSRPAGQGKPRATQPQ; encoded by the exons ATGCCGAAGCGTAAGCTCACAAATGAAGAAAAAATCGAACATTATCAACGAAAGTTGAGAAAGTTACGAGGCGTATCATCATCGTCCTCATCATCAGATGAAGATTCAG AAAGCGACGTCTTTCTGGAACCGGAAGTACCCACGGGGAATGAGACCGAGCCAATTGTACAAGAGAATGAGTCTCAGTCGCAAGACCCGACCACGGCGCAAAACGAAACCGACCAAGACGCTGCATCGGTGGAAGCCACCCCTGCGTTTGACCCGGTTATCCCGCCTACGACCCAAGAAAACATAGATGCCGCAGATCTGGACCCTGAGCTCCTATCTGCTCTTGGAGAAGCTACAGACGACACCCCAAAGTTCGGTGATAAGATCCATGGGAACTTAGCATCGTTATGGCTACCACTACTACGTAAAGGTTTGCCAAAGGATTCAaaagacaagttattaaaagaATATCTTATACCAGAAAATTGTACTTTGCTACAAGCCCCGAGATTAAATGCAGAAATTTCTGCCGCGATTACCGAAATGGCGCGTAATCGGGACAAAAAGATCGAAACAGCACAACAACAGCTGGGAATAGGAATTACCGCTATTAATCGTGCAATGACAATACTATTGACCGGGGATGACAAAGTCAAAGCTATTAAACTATTAAGCGATAGTTGTCGCATTCTATCGGACTTGCACTACTGCGAGACCCAAGCACGTACAAAAATGATAGCCCCTGGTCTAGCAAAACCTTTCTTGAATATTATTCAAGACACTGAAAGGGACGAAATGCTGTTCGGAAGTAAGCTTCCTGAAAAGATAAAAGCTTCAAAGGTAATCGAAAAACAGggtttacaaattaaaaaaccggttCCGGCTGCAAAAAATACGACAACACTGCCAGTTTCGACCAACCCGCGCGGCAATCACCAGTATCAGGGAAACTGGGCGGGCCCTTCGCGCTACCCGTCGAACAGGGGGGGGCGTGGAGGGCCGAAGAAGACAGCCACGGTACGCAAGCCGCTACCGAACCCGTCATCCAGACCAGCGGGCCAGGGCAAGCCCCGTGCCACGCAGCCGCAATAA